A genomic region of Caldicellulosiruptor acetigenus contains the following coding sequences:
- a CDS encoding Rpn family recombination-promoting nuclease/putative transposase — protein MKLARKYDEGYKKLFSNKQNVAWFLTAIVPEEKLRNVLPDDIEIIATESINKRWQKRNSDMVYRINYKSSFFCLTVEFQSRRDEKMLHRLYEYMHLNQLKNVKEGKIPVVIPIVLYNGTKHWDFCDEFSKIIEHAEDFPEYAQKFKVIFVDIRSIPEDKLLGASNVLAIALYIDQVSDDPNQIIERLLTLKDRVKLNDEQKEELADWLYEVLLKPYGVTEEEAEELFVKSGLGVEEMFSSTAEKVKLGIEREKRKVAKEVAKEVAKEVKIKIARKMLRKGVEENLVAEVTGLSLKKVKELKGEK, from the coding sequence TTGAAGTTGGCAAGAAAGTATGATGAAGGATATAAGAAACTTTTTTCAAACAAACAAAATGTTGCATGGTTTTTGACTGCCATTGTACCGGAAGAAAAACTAAGAAATGTGCTGCCAGACGATATAGAAATCATAGCTACTGAGTCAATCAACAAAAGATGGCAAAAAAGAAACTCAGACATGGTGTACAGGATAAACTACAAGTCGTCTTTCTTTTGTCTGACTGTTGAGTTTCAAAGCCGAAGAGACGAGAAAATGCTTCATCGGTTGTATGAATATATGCATCTGAACCAGCTAAAGAACGTCAAAGAGGGGAAAATACCTGTTGTTATTCCAATTGTGCTGTACAATGGCACAAAACATTGGGATTTTTGCGATGAGTTCAGTAAAATCATCGAACATGCAGAAGATTTTCCTGAGTATGCTCAAAAGTTCAAGGTAATCTTTGTAGACATCAGAAGCATCCCGGAAGACAAACTTCTGGGGGCATCGAATGTACTTGCAATAGCTCTGTACATTGACCAGGTTTCTGACGACCCAAATCAAATAATAGAAAGACTACTAACACTTAAAGACAGGGTAAAACTTAACGATGAACAGAAAGAAGAACTGGCTGATTGGCTGTATGAAGTTTTGCTAAAGCCATATGGAGTAACTGAAGAGGAAGCTGAAGAGTTGTTTGTAAAATCGGGATTGGGGGTGGAAGAGATGTTCTCCAGCACTGCTGAAAAGGTAAAACTGGGAATTGAGAGAGAAAAGAGAAAAGTGGCAAAAGAAGTGGCAAAAGAAGTAGCAAAGGAAGTCAAGATAAAAATAGCAAGAAAGATGCTGAGAAAAGGTGTAGAAGAGAATCTTGTGGCTGAGGTTACGGGATTGAGTTTGAAAAAGGTAAAGGAATTAAAAGGTGAGAAATAA
- a CDS encoding dynamin family protein, whose translation MLQQLDFSTVKQELLELIEQAEKIIDEETLLNRLKSAKDRLEREKLNILVVGEFSRGKSTFINALLEEPVLPSKVNPTTAAITIVKGGPNKKITVYYSDGTIKELKIEDEPPNKFLNNIITAESEGVYNIEKVEIEWPSMLEKIDGIIVDTPGVNDLDETREQITYGYLSEADACIVILDSQQPLSQSEINFINQKILKEDIIRILFVINRVDEIDDDPNGPNIKRIVEYVKESIKKNVPDIKEPRVFAISSKQALRARYKKDDSAKNWNDSFCEFEKKLIEFANDRAFEKRLPEHLNRLGRLCHEAMSYYENKRIGLRSSKEQLESEIKILFNKQNLIELKRKNLMTYMENQRTELERRVSSRIKEDLTQFKMDIFEKAKSKMNEKDTLENLLKQEVNKAMREILQRIDAILYQFRVDILNYINREITREMDRLFEDELLKIKKNGYKKDYELNTNVPAVLSKQTDDLVVDVKIDDLDNPSYNFSLDGSVVSDDERIGIEILSRGALGFIGGALFGPIGFFAGLIGGGKVGEKLTEFIVIKKLEEKRQREFERNLSTKIDEIIKNAEKIAKEIVDKELMKLRLYAQNYIDEKIGIIKSMIEEKNNQLILKQEDIDKLVNQTQAKQQQIKKILFRLREIGKEVAI comes from the coding sequence ATGTTACAACAGCTTGACTTTAGCACAGTCAAACAAGAACTTCTTGAACTAATTGAACAGGCTGAAAAGATAATTGATGAGGAAACCTTGCTTAATAGGTTGAAATCAGCAAAGGATAGGTTGGAGAGGGAAAAGCTCAATATATTAGTAGTTGGCGAATTCAGCAGAGGAAAATCTACATTTATCAATGCTTTGTTGGAAGAGCCTGTTCTGCCTTCAAAGGTAAATCCAACCACCGCAGCAATTACAATTGTCAAAGGCGGTCCAAACAAAAAAATAACAGTATATTACAGTGATGGGACAATAAAAGAACTGAAAATAGAAGATGAACCACCAAACAAGTTTTTAAACAACATCATAACAGCAGAAAGCGAAGGGGTTTATAATATAGAAAAGGTTGAGATTGAGTGGCCATCGATGCTTGAAAAAATTGATGGAATAATTGTAGATACTCCCGGTGTTAATGACCTTGATGAAACCCGCGAACAAATCACTTATGGTTATCTTTCTGAGGCTGATGCTTGTATTGTCATACTCGACAGTCAGCAGCCTCTGTCACAAAGTGAGATCAATTTTATAAATCAAAAGATATTAAAAGAGGATATAATTCGAATCCTGTTTGTGATAAATAGAGTTGATGAAATAGATGATGATCCAAATGGACCGAATATTAAGCGTATAGTTGAGTATGTCAAGGAGTCTATAAAGAAGAATGTTCCTGATATAAAGGAACCGCGTGTTTTTGCCATTTCGTCAAAACAAGCGCTTAGAGCAAGATATAAAAAAGATGATAGTGCAAAAAATTGGAATGATAGCTTTTGCGAATTTGAAAAAAAGCTCATAGAGTTTGCAAATGACAGAGCTTTTGAAAAGAGACTTCCCGAACATTTAAACAGGTTGGGAAGGTTATGCCATGAGGCAATGAGCTATTATGAGAACAAGAGGATTGGTTTAAGATCTTCAAAGGAGCAATTGGAAAGTGAAATCAAAATTCTTTTTAATAAACAAAACCTTATAGAGCTGAAGAGAAAGAATTTGATGACATACATGGAGAATCAAAGGACAGAGCTGGAAAGACGGGTGAGTTCAAGGATAAAAGAGGATTTAACTCAATTCAAAATGGATATTTTTGAAAAGGCAAAGTCGAAGATGAATGAAAAAGATACTCTTGAGAATCTACTAAAACAGGAAGTTAACAAAGCAATGAGAGAAATTCTACAACGTATAGATGCTATTTTATATCAATTTAGGGTTGATATTTTAAATTATATAAACAGAGAGATAACAAGAGAAATGGACAGGCTTTTTGAGGATGAACTATTAAAAATTAAGAAAAATGGGTATAAAAAAGATTATGAGCTTAATACAAATGTGCCTGCAGTTTTGAGCAAACAAACAGATGATTTGGTTGTGGATGTTAAGATTGATGATTTGGATAATCCATCCTACAATTTTAGCCTTGATGGCTCAGTTGTAAGTGATGATGAAAGAATTGGCATTGAAATTTTAAGCAGAGGTGCACTTGGCTTTATTGGTGGAGCTTTGTTTGGCCCAATTGGATTTTTTGCTGGACTTATTGGCGGTGGTAAAGTTGGTGAAAAGTTAACTGAATTTATTGTAATCAAAAAGTTAGAAGAAAAACGACAACGTGAATTTGAAAGAAATTTATCAACGAAAATAGATGAGATAATCAAAAATGCTGAAAAAATCGCTAAAGAGATTGTTGATAAAGAGCTAATGAAGCTCAGGCTATATGCGCAAAACTATATCGACGAAAAGATAGGTATAATAAAATCAATGATAGA
- a CDS encoding Athe_2463 domain-containing protein, with the protein MKRSLALFLSLVFLLEFVLQVVPVQKAFAIDYSAISNNYYEGGFDEYKGVTRYDIKRDMGFPYSFFNRETLTTYDLNVELAIDYRMAVYGLPTDVVAGPNNDKQSWVESNQGYWFIDSDGKIVTVSNPSNPPANVKRVIFKYMGFDANGIPVKDPYWPDDEDLQWSDLTKENIRAISDSQVKSKYGDLLQQNVLKQIKDSRTLQTIFNQIINGLYTLRNYSTSPTINGRYSFELVKKLGFLNSGNYTNYVVLVGTPQELYTQAYFFFLNPRTKQVKAVRFTGPIGKFLPIQFPDNPEASDVQTTAAVVKEVKGITKDGDVIDLPVVNGKYWVDAGKVEYIKVTFTVNGKFYDAHQILKSSNSLGWWYTRDDVTKWMTVANYLKLSYSQNGQTVTKDLTNEYLYFGGIYTGEDKYKSTQKVNLTDLNTAYWEDDWLDHDNGDIYLPTTELKLGTNTLSFSGKVRVFFNAGYHTDAVNSKSVSVQFLVTGLPKPTVQATVKPQETTIAKYNGQYYLSGEVMSSTILQEKVGATASVDTSQLFPGVKIKLWEFKVYKKRYDPTQKQYVPVEVKNFTIDATNPNVTPNVTLSADGGTCTFDPASDKAVFNEDVSKISVGSTYTPAYYVDARYQTDDGRWSDWASTYTSAKISVVEPLQITKTVDPKAIFIGDTATFTITVKNLIDKPIPNVRVYDALTFKTSKGQPTSMMVVTVTNRSPGYTPTDSVSGVWDIGTIEGNGTVTLTMEVKGRITGYATNTAKIMGTNQQASATLQVVSPERGMLSITKAVDKPEIFIGQTATFKITVKNTSVVDVKGPVVITDTLLPPNGAANTLTITSVRASRCNKMM; encoded by the coding sequence TTGAAGAGATCTCTTGCTCTCTTTTTATCTCTTGTTTTTCTACTGGAATTTGTGTTGCAGGTAGTACCAGTTCAAAAAGCTTTTGCAATAGACTATAGCGCAATCAGTAACAACTACTATGAAGGCGGATTTGATGAATATAAAGGTGTAACACGTTATGATATTAAGAGAGATATGGGATTCCCATATTCTTTCTTTAACAGAGAAACACTTACCACCTATGATCTCAATGTTGAGTTAGCGATAGACTACAGGATGGCGGTGTATGGGCTGCCGACAGATGTTGTTGCTGGACCAAATAACGATAAGCAGAGTTGGGTAGAATCGAATCAGGGTTACTGGTTTATTGATTCTGACGGCAAAATAGTAACGGTAAGCAATCCTAGCAATCCACCTGCGAATGTTAAGCGTGTTATTTTCAAGTACATGGGCTTTGATGCTAATGGTATTCCTGTTAAAGATCCTTATTGGCCGGATGATGAAGATTTGCAGTGGAGTGACCTGACAAAAGAGAATATCCGAGCAATAAGTGACTCACAGGTAAAGTCAAAATATGGTGATTTGCTACAACAAAATGTTCTCAAACAGATTAAGGATTCAAGGACATTGCAAACGATATTCAACCAAATTATCAACGGTTTGTATACACTCAGGAATTACAGTACAAGTCCAACGATCAACGGGAGATATTCTTTTGAACTTGTAAAGAAACTTGGTTTTTTGAATTCAGGCAATTATACTAACTATGTAGTTCTTGTAGGAACACCACAGGAATTATATACCCAAGCATACTTTTTCTTTCTCAATCCAAGGACAAAACAAGTTAAGGCAGTAAGATTTACTGGTCCTATAGGTAAATTTTTACCTATACAATTTCCTGATAATCCAGAAGCAAGCGACGTTCAGACAACAGCAGCAGTAGTGAAAGAAGTAAAAGGAATAACCAAAGATGGAGACGTCATAGACCTTCCAGTAGTCAATGGTAAGTACTGGGTAGATGCTGGTAAAGTGGAATATATCAAAGTAACATTTACTGTAAATGGTAAGTTTTATGACGCACATCAAATTCTAAAAAGTAGCAATTCATTGGGTTGGTGGTATACACGTGATGATGTAACAAAATGGATGACTGTTGCGAACTATTTGAAGTTGTCATATTCTCAAAATGGTCAAACTGTAACAAAAGATTTGACGAACGAATATCTCTATTTTGGTGGAATCTACACAGGTGAAGACAAGTATAAGTCAACACAGAAAGTTAATCTTACAGATTTGAACACAGCTTACTGGGAAGATGATTGGTTAGACCATGACAATGGAGACATATACCTTCCCACAACTGAATTAAAGCTTGGTACCAACACATTATCGTTTTCAGGCAAGGTAAGGGTGTTTTTCAATGCTGGTTATCACACAGACGCTGTTAACTCTAAAAGTGTGAGTGTACAGTTTTTGGTAACTGGTTTGCCAAAACCAACAGTTCAGGCAACAGTAAAACCTCAGGAGACCACAATTGCAAAGTATAACGGGCAGTACTACCTGAGCGGAGAGGTTATGAGTTCTACCATTTTACAGGAAAAGGTAGGAGCAACTGCAAGCGTTGATACCAGCCAGCTCTTCCCAGGGGTTAAGATAAAGCTATGGGAGTTCAAAGTATACAAGAAGCGATACGACCCTACACAAAAGCAATATGTGCCAGTAGAGGTTAAGAATTTCACAATAGATGCTACAAATCCGAATGTAACACCGAATGTAACGTTGTCTGCTGACGGGGGCACATGTACTTTTGACCCTGCTTCTGACAAAGCAGTATTCAATGAAGACGTATCCAAGATATCGGTAGGCAGCACATATACACCGGCGTACTATGTGGATGCAAGGTACCAGACAGACGATGGTAGATGGTCTGATTGGGCAAGCACATATACATCCGCAAAGATATCGGTTGTAGAGCCATTGCAGATAACCAAAACAGTAGACCCAAAGGCAATTTTCATCGGCGATACGGCAACATTTACTATTACCGTAAAGAACCTGATAGACAAACCAATACCGAATGTCAGGGTATATGATGCTTTGACGTTCAAGACATCCAAAGGACAACCAACATCAATGATGGTTGTGACTGTGACTAATCGAAGTCCGGGGTATACACCTACTGATTCAGTAAGCGGAGTGTGGGATATAGGCACTATTGAAGGCAATGGGACTGTTACCTTGACAATGGAAGTTAAAGGTCGAATAACTGGTTATGCAACAAACACAGCAAAGATAATGGGTACAAATCAGCAAGCTTCTGCTACACTGCAGGTTGTATCTCCTGAACGTGGTATGCTGTCAATCACGAAGGCAGTAGACAAACCAGAGATTTTTATAGGACAGACAGCGACGTTCAAGATAACTGTCAAGAACACAAGTGTAGTAGATGTTAAAGGACCTGTTGTAATTACGGATACGCTTTTGCCACCAAATGGTGCGGCAAATACGCTGACAATAACAAGTGTAAGAGCGAGCAGGTGTAATAAAATGATGTAG
- a CDS encoding protease complex subunit PrcB family protein encodes MRKVISIFVLIVMVLSISLSFAFGQDNKGITTSKLLNSDKGITYKIQGGYFYIYWGEKPTGGYVIKIKEVKFDKGILYVYYYTKSPKFTDIVTQIITYPSDKVKLLISEDTIKEVKLIDITNTEIYDKNYIRNYLPLIKGNYWVYNYKVREPSGKGQIVEKKGKIKMEVQDIHEAKDYTVVEMKGDILNLQPNSRFGFLITSNKVYWLDEADLKNVLKNINKLQQYKSLSKILGEGVRLIFEFPLYQGQKFGGDLKRNDMMYVWVVSRDGKFLGKGNKSFDKFKLEYRELADTTTIRFVPGIGIVSVAYHHNGTVDDRIIELIDYKVNYPRL; translated from the coding sequence ATGAGAAAAGTAATAAGTATATTTGTTTTAATTGTGATGGTTTTAAGCATCTCCTTATCATTTGCATTTGGTCAGGATAATAAAGGTATTACAACATCTAAACTGCTCAATTCCGATAAAGGCATTACTTACAAGATTCAAGGCGGGTATTTTTATATTTACTGGGGTGAAAAACCTACAGGTGGATATGTAATTAAAATTAAGGAAGTTAAATTTGACAAAGGCATCTTGTATGTGTATTATTATACTAAATCTCCAAAGTTTACTGACATAGTAACTCAAATTATTACTTATCCAAGTGACAAAGTTAAACTTCTAATATCTGAAGATACAATTAAAGAAGTAAAACTTATTGATATAACTAATACTGAAATTTATGACAAAAATTACATCAGAAATTATCTGCCACTAATCAAAGGTAATTATTGGGTGTATAATTATAAAGTCAGAGAACCATCAGGGAAAGGACAAATAGTTGAAAAGAAAGGGAAAATCAAGATGGAAGTACAGGACATACATGAAGCAAAAGATTATACGGTTGTAGAGATGAAAGGGGATATTCTGAATCTTCAGCCCAACAGCCGTTTTGGTTTTTTGATAACTTCAAATAAAGTATATTGGCTTGATGAAGCAGACTTAAAAAATGTATTAAAAAATATTAACAAACTGCAGCAATACAAATCTTTATCAAAGATATTGGGTGAAGGAGTCAGGTTAATATTTGAGTTTCCATTATATCAGGGGCAAAAATTTGGTGGAGATTTGAAACGAAACGATATGATGTATGTGTGGGTTGTAAGTCGGGATGGTAAGTTTTTAGGGAAAGGAAATAAAAGTTTTGACAAATTTAAATTAGAATATCGTGAGTTAGCAGATACAACAACAATTAGGTTTGTTCCGGGAATAGGTATAGTATCTGTTGCTTATCATCACAATGGAACTGTAGACGATAGAATAATAGAGTTGATAGACTATAAAGTCAACTACCCCCGCCTATAG
- a CDS encoding IS1182 family transposase: MARKHDKVVFKNYNPYQYLMPIDPEAFIPQNHLVRVIDKIIDKIDISTVMEKYKGGGTSSYHPLMLLKVLIYAYIQGIYSSRKIARALRENITFMWLSKYQAPDFRTINRFRKEILGDAIENIFAEVVKLLIELGYVNFDYYYLDGTKVEANANKYSFVWAKSTKTFEKKLREKVKNTLGEIERINEEEDKALGDLDVKLEADYDSKQLEEKIEQINQRLEEAEFKSKRKEKRVKKLVKVLKNDCVFRLKKYENYETILNGRNSFSKTDNDATFMRMKDDHMKNGMLKPGYNVQIGTQNRFVIGFSIHQSPTDTVCLKEHLEAVKKMTGFTPKNVIADSGYGSEENYLHLKECGINSYIKYNTFDLEQTRRFKKDIFNVKNWEYIAEEDAYICPAGKKVKYLYPKISVNERGFVSYEKVYQCEEICNGCEHREKCYKGRRWKKRFSVRPRLEKLKEEVRQRLLSEEGKEIYNKRKVEVETVFGIIKNNKGFRRFLLRGLKGVKLEWGLVCIAYNIEKLAKIMIEGWGKTVAQPSFCLLYNLILVFNTTKRSFLVIKNYCFGTAPFFIVKPVFSFTETNSNANRCSLLGMIKS; the protein is encoded by the coding sequence GTGGCTCGTAAACATGATAAAGTTGTCTTCAAAAATTACAACCCATACCAATATTTAATGCCTATCGACCCAGAAGCTTTTATACCTCAAAATCATTTGGTCAGAGTAATTGATAAAATCATTGATAAGATAGATATATCAACCGTAATGGAAAAGTACAAAGGTGGTGGTACAAGTAGTTACCATCCACTGATGTTATTAAAAGTTTTAATCTATGCTTACATACAAGGTATTTATTCATCAAGAAAAATAGCTCGGGCTTTACGTGAAAACATTACTTTTATGTGGCTCTCAAAATATCAAGCTCCTGATTTTAGGACTATCAACAGATTTAGAAAAGAAATTTTGGGGGATGCAATTGAAAATATCTTTGCCGAGGTGGTTAAACTCCTTATAGAGTTAGGATATGTAAACTTCGACTATTACTATCTTGATGGGACAAAAGTTGAAGCTAATGCAAACAAGTATTCTTTTGTTTGGGCTAAAAGCACAAAAACTTTCGAAAAGAAACTGAGAGAAAAAGTAAAAAACACTCTTGGAGAAATTGAAAGAATAAATGAAGAGGAAGATAAAGCATTAGGAGATTTAGATGTAAAATTGGAAGCTGACTATGATAGCAAGCAGTTAGAAGAAAAAATTGAGCAAATAAATCAAAGACTTGAGGAAGCTGAGTTTAAAAGTAAGAGAAAAGAAAAAAGAGTAAAGAAATTGGTAAAGGTATTGAAAAATGATTGCGTTTTCAGACTCAAAAAGTATGAGAATTATGAGACAATTTTAAACGGCAGGAACAGTTTCTCTAAGACAGACAATGATGCCACATTCATGAGGATGAAGGATGACCATATGAAAAATGGGATGCTAAAACCTGGATATAATGTTCAAATCGGCACACAGAACCGATTTGTAATAGGTTTTAGCATCCACCAAAGTCCCACAGATACTGTCTGCTTAAAAGAACATCTTGAGGCTGTGAAGAAGATGACAGGATTCACACCCAAGAATGTTATAGCAGACAGTGGCTATGGGTCTGAAGAAAACTATCTTCATCTGAAAGAATGTGGCATAAATAGCTATATTAAGTATAACACATTTGACTTGGAGCAGACAAGAAGATTTAAGAAGGATATTTTTAATGTAAAGAACTGGGAGTACATAGCTGAAGAAGATGCCTATATTTGTCCTGCGGGTAAGAAGGTTAAATATTTGTATCCGAAGATAAGTGTAAATGAGAGAGGATTTGTAAGCTATGAGAAGGTATATCAATGCGAAGAGATTTGCAATGGCTGTGAACACAGAGAAAAATGTTATAAAGGTAGAAGATGGAAGAAGAGATTTAGTGTAAGACCAAGGTTAGAAAAATTGAAGGAAGAGGTAAGACAAAGACTATTGAGTGAAGAAGGCAAAGAGATTTACAATAAAAGGAAGGTAGAAGTTGAGACAGTATTTGGGATAATAAAGAACAATAAAGGATTTAGGAGATTCCTGCTCAGAGGGTTAAAGGGTGTAAAGCTTGAGTGGGGTTTGGTTTGTATTGCCTATAACATAGAAAAATTAGCAAAGATAATGATAGAGGGTTGGGGTAAAACTGTCGCCCAACCCTCTTTTTGTTTGCTTTATAACTTAATATTGGTATTTAATACCACAAAACGTTCTTTTTTGGTTATTAAAAATTATTGTTTTGGGACAGCCCCTTTTTTCATTGTTAAACCAGTTTTTAGCTTTACTGAAACTAATTCTAATGCCAACAGGTGTTCGCTATTAGGAATGATCAAATCTTAG
- a CDS encoding Abi family protein: protein MSIEELKPALSVEEQIKLLNSKGLIIKDIEFAMQVLSKISYYRLSGYWHSFLRKDNKFEHFAGNISFEDIYHIYRFDQKLRHIIFEVIEEIEITFRTKVVNYFACTYGPLKYKEPEYFENAEYHKEFLNEIEKAIKEQENKEQFVRHYLNKYSGEFPIWVVAEILSFGSMSKFYSNLKKDDRDKISKEWTGFPSEYLKSWLKSLVLVRNLCAHYRRLYRQTFAFPPKLSKKQRTTIGNNNSLFAICFVMKYMLESSTWENFITNLEALFEEYEEKKVDISLIGFPNNWLKIFRSSI from the coding sequence ATGTCAATAGAGGAGTTAAAACCTGCTCTTAGTGTGGAGGAACAAATAAAACTTTTAAACTCAAAAGGTTTAATAATTAAAGATATAGAATTCGCCATGCAAGTTCTGTCGAAAATTAGTTATTACAGGCTTAGTGGATACTGGCATTCCTTTTTGCGAAAAGATAACAAGTTTGAACACTTCGCAGGAAACATTTCTTTTGAAGATATATATCACATATATAGGTTCGACCAAAAGTTAAGACATATAATTTTCGAAGTAATAGAGGAAATTGAAATAACATTCCGGACAAAAGTGGTAAACTACTTTGCTTGTACATATGGTCCATTAAAGTATAAAGAACCAGAATACTTTGAAAATGCAGAATATCATAAGGAGTTTCTAAATGAAATTGAAAAAGCTATCAAAGAGCAAGAAAACAAGGAACAGTTTGTGCGGCATTATTTGAATAAATATAGCGGTGAGTTTCCCATCTGGGTAGTTGCAGAGATTCTATCCTTCGGCAGTATGTCCAAGTTTTATTCCAATCTTAAAAAAGACGATAGAGACAAAATTTCAAAAGAGTGGACTGGTTTTCCTTCGGAATACTTAAAAAGTTGGCTCAAAAGCTTGGTACTGGTGAGAAATTTATGTGCTCATTACAGGAGATTATACAGACAAACTTTTGCTTTTCCACCAAAACTGAGCAAGAAACAAAGAACGACTATAGGAAACAACAACTCATTATTTGCAATTTGCTTTGTTATGAAATATATGCTTGAGTCTTCAACGTGGGAGAATTTTATAACAAATCTGGAGGCACTTTTTGAAGAATACGAAGAAAAGAAAGTGGATATTTCTCTTATAGGTTTTCCAAATAACTGGCTTAAAATTTTTCGTTCATCGATATAA
- a CDS encoding Druantia anti-phage system protein DruA, translating to MYSKEIYRRIHIKARNQEIIKHSDFIMKKGRKIVENYFADGHELDVRKIKPVLYTAEDGEMYEIFKTTRFVWSLPYTSGYGRRLRFVVMDDYHKKIIGILGLHSPVLGLKPRNEWLGLRGKDKTTALNQTMDIYTLGAVPPYSFLLGGKLMAMTAVTNEVREAYKRKYKGKTTIINGEYINGELVLLTTTSAFGRSSLYNRVKYKDRYVCFSVGYTTGLGVSHIPDAVFHEIKEYLLDKGIEVKSGYGNGPNYKFRLINAFLKEASKVLNLKEILEVDTLKDVIRHGIPRQVYVFPLAENIREYLHGVDDKPKYFDYPFEQLAQYWYERYLIPRSTRNTEWLEWKKEKIIEEWKEILGATTTGLLR from the coding sequence ATGTATAGCAAAGAAATATATAGAAGGATACATATAAAAGCCAGGAACCAAGAAATAATAAAACATTCTGATTTTATCATGAAAAAGGGTAGAAAGATTGTTGAAAACTACTTTGCTGATGGACATGAACTGGATGTCAGAAAAATAAAACCTGTACTGTATACTGCAGAGGATGGGGAGATGTATGAAATATTTAAGACTACACGTTTTGTGTGGAGCTTGCCATACACCAGTGGCTACGGCAGACGTTTGAGATTTGTGGTAATGGACGACTACCATAAGAAGATAATAGGAATACTTGGTCTGCATTCGCCTGTTCTTGGTTTAAAACCTAGGAATGAATGGCTGGGACTCAGGGGAAAAGACAAAACAACTGCCTTGAATCAAACCATGGATATTTACACCCTTGGGGCTGTTCCACCATACAGTTTTTTGCTTGGTGGAAAACTAATGGCAATGACAGCGGTAACCAATGAGGTTCGTGAAGCTTACAAGAGAAAATACAAAGGAAAAACCACGATAATTAATGGGGAATATATAAACGGCGAGCTGGTACTGCTGACCACCACCTCAGCATTTGGAAGGAGTTCATTATACAATAGAGTGAAGTACAAAGATAGATATGTTTGTTTTTCTGTGGGGTACACTACAGGACTTGGAGTAAGCCATATTCCAGATGCTGTGTTTCATGAAATCAAAGAGTACTTATTAGACAAGGGAATAGAAGTAAAAAGTGGGTATGGCAATGGACCGAACTACAAGTTTCGGCTAATCAATGCATTTTTAAAAGAAGCTAGTAAAGTTTTAAACCTGAAAGAGATACTAGAGGTTGACACGCTAAAAGATGTGATAAGGCATGGAATACCAAGGCAGGTGTATGTTTTTCCTCTGGCTGAAAATATAAGAGAGTACTTGCATGGAGTTGATGATAAACCAAAATATTTTGACTATCCTTTCGAGCAGTTAGCTCAGTATTGGTACGAACGCTATTTAATACCCAGAAGTACAAGGAATACTGAATGGTTGGAGTGGAAGAAAGAGAAAATTATTGAGGAATGGAAAGAGATTTTGGGGGCAACTACCACCGGACTATTAAGATGA
- a CDS encoding type II toxin-antitoxin system VapC family toxin, which yields MRKLRVYLDTSIINHLEQQQDNPEYMQITKEFWKQIEKEKYSVYISDIVITEINKCSEPKRSKLFEYLNGIQYEKIAVDEHVMELAERYIDAGIIPARFSDDAIHIAVASVKDCEILVSWNFKRIVKLKTIQGVNGINKLMGYREIQLVSPLMMLEEEVIDRFETSDMKELHEIREKIYEETKNMTRKEFIEYIRKKAKKAEEEMKKLAEKSRGKVN from the coding sequence TTGAGAAAACTGAGAGTATACTTAGACACATCAATCATAAACCATTTAGAACAACAACAGGACAATCCAGAATATATGCAAATAACAAAGGAATTTTGGAAACAAATAGAAAAAGAAAAATACAGCGTATATATTTCGGATATCGTAATAACTGAGATAAATAAGTGTTCTGAACCAAAAAGAAGTAAACTCTTTGAATATCTAAATGGAATACAGTACGAAAAAATTGCCGTGGACGAACATGTAATGGAACTTGCAGAAAGGTATATTGACGCAGGAATAATTCCAGCAAGGTTTTCTGATGATGCGATTCATATAGCTGTGGCAAGTGTCAAAGATTGTGAGATATTGGTATCATGGAACTTTAAACGCATTGTTAAACTGAAGACAATTCAGGGTGTAAACGGAATAAATAAGTTAATGGGTTATAGAGAAATCCAACTGGTATCACCGCTTATGATGTTAGAAGAAGAAGTGATTGATAGGTTTGAAACGAGTGATATGAAAGAATTACATGAGATAAGGGAGAAAATTTACGAGGAAACAAAAAATATGACACGAAAAGAATTTATTGAATACATTCGCAAAAAGGCAAAGAAAGCCGAAGAAGAGATGAAAAAGCTGGCTGAAAAATCCAGGGGAAAAGTTAATTAA